The following nucleotide sequence is from Aedes aegypti strain LVP_AGWG chromosome 3, AaegL5.0 Primary Assembly, whole genome shotgun sequence.
GTGAGTGGCTTCACTCTCCCATCCGCATAGATCGCTCACTTCAAAGTCGCAGGCCACTGCCACGGTCCAATTGGTTCGACGACAACTTCCCAGTGAACGATCCCAGGCAGTTCCATTGCAATAGCTATACATAGATCCAGCCAACTTGTATCCGCTGTCGCAAAACAATGTTGCCGCCGCTTTCATATTGTTGTAGAAAATAAATCCGTTATCCACAGCCGATAGATCGGAGCAACCAGGTTCTGCAAAGCAAACACATTATGTTAAACCGCTTACTACGATATCACTTACAAGTGATAAAAATCACTTGTACATCGTCGCAATTACTTCAAATTGTTTTGGTGTCGATTTGAAGTAACTGCGACGATCTACAGGCATTTCTGGTGGTTTTTAAGATCGCCGTCGCGATAAATATTCGCGTAAGGCACAAAACACTTACTGACACAAATCGGAACTTGGGAGTTCCAACGTCCATTCTTACACAAAAGAAGCGGTAATCCCACAAGCGTGAAATCTGCGTAGCATTCAAAACGGAGATACTTTCCACGAAGTCGCATCCGTATGAAACCATTCTGAAACTCCGGTTTCGGACAGATGTTGCTGTAACTGTTCCGCAAGACCGGGCTGTAGCGGCCATCTAAAAGAACGGATGTTCAAATAAACAAACCAAAATTACGAATGCAATTTTCAGCTACCATAAGCGGAAATATCCACAACCAACGCCAAAACCACGAAGATAAACGTCTGCGATAAGCGATCGATGTTCATTTTGCTGAACCTCTACCATTCGACTGGAGGTGCGTCTGAGAACTGAACTCAGAAACTCTTCCAAGCAATCTTAAAGCGTTATCAGCAAAAATGGAGAAAGTTCTGAATGAGATGAAAACAACTACATGTcggttttatcaaaaaagaatttattcaaaataagtTACACTGCATGTCCTACGCTATCACTATTTCTTCCCCTTTTTGCTGGGTTTCTGTTCTGCGTCATTGTTTCCGTCGCCGCCTTCGACGGCTTCTTCCACTTCATCGTCCGGGAGGCTAAAATCCAGATGTTCATCAGCCGCTAGGAAGCGTACGTCTTCGAACCCTTCATTACTTCCCAGTTTGCTCTTCATGGATTTTTGCTTCAAGCGATTCAGTACGTTTTCGCCCGAATTGCGCCGGATATGTAGTACTATCAGCAGTATGACGCATCCGAACGAAACGACGCCAATTCCGGAGAATAGAAAAACTCGCGCCAAGTTCGGTTTGTTGTCGCCATATTCCAGTACGGATGCGGGGAATTCCTCACTCGAGACGTCACCGAAGCGTGCTACTAGCTTTAGTACGACCTCTTCGGTAGTTGGGGTAGACGTTGTCGTGGTCGTGGAGGTTGTCGGTCTGCGTGTGCGAACCATGGGAAGTAGCATCGGTTTGGTCGTAGTGGAAGAGGTGGTTGTGATATTCCTAGGCCTTAGATTGTAGCTTTTGGTGGTTGTCGTAGTTGGCACTTTGGGTTTTAATGTGGTTTTGATAGTGGTCGATGAGGAGGTTTGAACTGCTGTAGTTGATGTTGATCGCGGAGTGGTGGGTCTCGTTGAAGTTGTTGTAGGTTTGGTAGGAGTGGTCGTAGGCTTAGTGGTAGGTTGAGTAGTACGAATTGTCGTGGTAGTCGTCGACGTTGTTGGTGTTGTTGTTGGACGTGTCGTTTCTGTAGTTGAAGGGAGTATCTTGGTACTTGTAGAGATAGTCGAAGCTGCAAAGGCCGTTTCATTGAAAACGCATCGTTCGGCATAGTCGGGGCAACATGTTTTGCTATCAACACAGCCTTCAAAGCAATCGCATTGCACGAAGTTCACGCTTGTATCAGGAATGGTTACAACAGACGAGACATTCACACCACATCGGTTTTCACATGATCCAAGCTTGAATATATTGTCATCACTAGGTACATCTGGTGGGAGCACCTCAGGAGTTATTTCTTCATCTTCACTTTCGGCCATTGGGCGACAGTCTTCACCGTACAGTAAGCTCACATCATCAATAGCAATATCACTCTTAGCTTTCATACCCAGCGATGCTTCTATCACTATTTGAAATTCTTCTGAGAACTGCTTTAGATCAAAGTAGCCCTCATTCCACACATTACGTTGATTGCCCTTCAAACTAAAGATGGCGTCCTTTGAACTGTAACTATCGAGTTGTTGCGAAGCTGGTCTCACGTACACGGATAGCGTGCCGACACCATCTCCATACATATGATAATAGAAAGAAAAACATGCATTCGTACTGTAATTGGCTGGATACATCGGAGACAGCAAGCGCGCCGTTTCGTTGGTAAACTGCTCCACCGAATCAACCATCATGAAATGACCTAAGGTAATACCATAAGTTAACTCATGCTTATCTTCATTTTCCACTACACTCCTACTTACCGGCTAGCGCAGACCCAGTCGTATGATCGAACTTCGGTCCAGTCTTCAACGCTTTCGGGTGGACAATTCCATCGCTTCGCTTCCAATCGAAATCATGCGTGGCTTCGTTCATCCATCCACAGAGATCCGGCGCCTCAAAGTCGCAACTCGTTTCCACTCCAATGCCGGTCTCGCGACAATTTCCCAAAGGCCGATCCCAGTGGGTGCCATTGCAGTAGGCTTTGGAAGCGCCCGCCACTTGATAGCCACTGCTGCAGAACAGCATTGCTGCCGCCTGTCCGTACTCGTAGGAGATCTGTCCGTTAGCTACGAGTTCTAAATCGGGACATCCCGATCctaaaaaataaaagatttcGTTTAgggctttttttttcaaagtttaaaaaacaaaaattcgtctactcttctgaattcaaatcacataaaaggAGAAAACTCAAAGGTTGAGCCAAAATAAAGATTTAACAAGTTATGAAATGTTACCTTTAGTGGAGTATTGATAACCTTTATTTTCAACTTGTAACTGATGCTAAAGATTCACTTCAATTGTTTTGTAGAGCGTCAAAATAAAAAACTAGTTCAATGCAGTTTTTTCTACATTAATGCCATTTTGAACACAGAAATCAGCTTCATTTGaacagaaattcataaatatacaACTGATTCCAAATCTCTTTACACGCTGTTTTGAAGTTGCTTAGTTATCTGCCAacacatttaatttaaaatttatgctGTCTATGAACTAAGAATAGAAACTACCcaaaaccatgttttttaatagaaacaaaatcaaatttcttcgaaTTGATTAAGTTGTTGCGCCAAAGATAACGCTTTCACTTCTAAACTGAAGTTCATAAGCCATACAGTTATAGCTACGAGTCGAATAGtgcatttatttttataatagaTGCAAAAAGAATTTTGTCATAAAGATAGTTAAGAATTGCTTTAGTTttaaagtttaataaaaaaaacaattttgtttttgggtAGTTCTGATCAAATTACTAAGCTAAATGATTTTTGAACTACATGTGTTATAGGCACTTTTGAAAAACAACCAATCGTCTTTGAaagcatgttcaaatatttggactcggttgagtatttatgaagttatggtgaAACAAAgctgatttttttagtaaaatagggaaaaatttgaactatttttgattttaggcaaatttgatgttctacaaacttataaattgattttgaaaagaatgatgTTGAAAGTtacaaaattggttagaaaacaACAACATTATGTATACTTAACTTGATACAATATTTTaggacttgaaaatttaccttcaagttGCTTTCACCCTCTCTAAATCTTATTATCTTATCGGCTCAAACTTAATGGTTTATCTTTTGATGTGATTGAAATTCAGAAGTGCACACGAGTTTTTGGTtatgagaactttcgaaaagtAAGCAGCACTCTAATATTGATGAATGCGAAACCCCCACACAGTCCTCCCCAGACCGTTATCATCATAAAAAAGTATCCATCGAATCTGTTATCACCGGTCGTTTTCTACGGCCAGGCTGCATGTCtgagtaaaatttaaaaaccgTAAGCTTCGATTGGAAGGtacaagcacagacaaacagacgtaacacctaAATTGTGTCCATCGTACAGTGAAATAGCTAATTAAACCTATGATGCATGGAAAAGttaggtcgaaagacaaaagttcGATGAATAAAGAAGAAGGGACATAAGGTCGCAAATcttttttgagaaggaaacatTTCCCATCAAGCGGTTGGGTGGCAAAACgtcgaaggacaaaacgtcgaatgccaatacgtcgaaagaacaaaacttcgatgggacaaaacgtcgaaaacaaataaattgaaGGAAACGCAATTATTTTTAGAATCCTCTTTCGAAAAAATATCGTGCATTCAGATTAATTTTAGACCGAAGTgcataagagaaatgaaatatcatcaataaaagttcgccgaagttcaGCGTCGGCATTCTAACGAAGTGCCACGCCGACGGAGGCATTCCTTATGCATCAGCGAAGCACTAATAAGAATGTCGGCGCCGAACTTCGCCATAATTTTGGCTGCCGTACTTttaattgtcactcgaattgtcaatcAATAGTTTATTATGTGCAAAACGTAATTCAGAGCATATTTAATAGATTCTAATGTAAGAAAAGTTGTCTATCAAACAATGTTGCAAATTCAtcgctttcgacgttttgtcctttcgacgttttggcattcgacaatTTAGAGAGCTAcactttttttatattaaactttgggagggattattagagtatgtttaaaactacaaatgaactttaacacttcactttttgtaaaaaaaataaaatactaaaatcactaaggtgagcaaatacctttaaactctaatatgtgttgcttatcttgacagataggcctatttcgagcactcgacactgaagaagtctgtaagtcgcagacgaaataggcctatgaagtcgagcactcgacactgaagaagtctgtaagtcgcagacgaaataggcctatctgtcaagataagcaacacatattagagtttaaagggtatttgctcaccttagtgattttagtattttattttttttgcaaaaagtgaagtgttaaagttcatttgtagttttaatttaGAGAGGTGTTAGAGACCACCATCAAGTAACacaatttcgactttttgtcctttcgacattttgtcgaaCCCTGAAAGTTGTTCATAAACCCTGAAAGTGTTACGATTTTGAGTTTAATAAAACATTAGAGTAACGTGGGGCAAAGGTTCAAGCTTAgtgaaataaacaatatttccagaagaattttaaCATTGGATAAGAAATAAGTAccacacagtgaaccttcatATTGGCAAAAATTTTGCTGAACGAACCTGCAGGTGTGTGTCAACCATCATACCCATTTTTAGttgtgacagttttaaaattgattgtctcaaa
It contains:
- the LOC5567900 gene encoding MAM and LDL-receptor class A domain-containing protein 2 codes for the protein MFAHLSEVSILAVALWLALEISSTTGLVQYRLTPLRTGGRPMKQPQLKSGPECPTPYFPNGVAKPRQRNKMIRFTCASGFTLVGNMYSMCEKGRWDTPIPICIRSGCPDLELVANGQISYEYGQAAAMLFCSSGYQVAGASKAYCNGTHWDRPLGNCRETGIGVETSCDFEAPDLCGWMNEATHDFDWKRSDGIVHPKALKTGPKFDHTTGSALAGHFMMVDSVEQFTNETARLLSPMYPANYSTNACFSFYYHMYGDGVGTLSVYVRPASQQLDSYSSKDAIFSLKGNQRNVWNEGYFDLKQFSEEFQIVIEASLGMKAKSDIAIDDVSLLYGEDCRPMAESEDEEITPEVLPPDVPSDDNIFKLGSCENRCGVNVSSVVTIPDTSVNFVQCDCFEGCVDSKTCCPDYAERCVFNETAFAASTISTSTKILPSTTETTRPTTTPTTSTTTTTIRTTQPTTKPTTTPTKPTTTSTRPTTPRSTSTTAVQTSSSTTIKTTLKPKVPTTTTTKSYNLRPRNITTTSSTTTKPMLLPMVRTRRPTTSTTTTTSTPTTEEVVLKLVARFGDVSSEEFPASVLEYGDNKPNLARVFLFSGIGVVSFGCVILLIVLHIRRNSGENVLNRLKQKSMKSKLGSNEGFEDVRFLAADEHLDFSLPDDEVEEAVEGGDGNNDAEQKPSKKGKK